The Candidatus Methylomirabilis sp. genome includes a window with the following:
- a CDS encoding TVP38/TMEM64 family protein, with translation MKKTVMIATVLVAVVGLVSAYALWGDWLDLGGYWEWIEPYTNEQALARYVKQFGPWGPLVFIGLQALQVVVAPIPGEATGVIGGYLFGTLTGLIYSTIGLTIGSCIAFGLGRWLGHHFARRFVTTETYDMFFFLTRTTGKWITFLLFLLPGFPKDFLCFILGASPLSFGIFFLLSTVGRIPGTWLLSLQGRQVRTAHYGSLIALVIFLSLALLLLYLYREPLFRWIKLDHYRRQRRKRDMARDQEVG, from the coding sequence ATGAAGAAAACCGTGATGATTGCCACGGTCCTCGTGGCCGTGGTCGGCTTGGTGTCCGCCTATGCCCTGTGGGGCGATTGGCTCGACCTGGGAGGGTACTGGGAGTGGATCGAGCCCTACACCAACGAACAGGCTTTAGCCCGATACGTCAAACAGTTCGGACCGTGGGGACCTCTCGTGTTTATCGGGCTCCAGGCCCTCCAGGTCGTGGTTGCGCCGATCCCCGGTGAGGCGACGGGTGTCATCGGTGGGTATCTTTTCGGGACGCTGACGGGTCTCATCTATTCCACCATCGGCCTAACTATCGGCTCCTGTATTGCCTTCGGTCTGGGTCGTTGGCTGGGACACCATTTTGCCCGCCGGTTCGTTACAACCGAGACCTACGACATGTTCTTCTTCCTCACGCGAACTACGGGAAAGTGGATTACCTTCCTGCTCTTTCTCCTCCCCGGCTTCCCGAAGGACTTCCTCTGCTTTATTCTTGGCGCCAGCCCCCTGTCGTTCGGCATCTTCTTCTTGCTCAGTACCGTGGGCCGTATTCCGGGCACCTGGCTTCTCTCCTTACAAGGGAGGCAGGTCCGGACCGCTCACTACGGCAGTCTGATTGCCCTCGTCATCTTCCTGTCTTTGGCGCTCCTCTTGCTCTACCTGTATCGGGAGCCGCTCTTCAGATGGATCAAGCTCGATCATTATCGGCGGCAGCGGCGGAAGCGAGATATGGCGAGGGACCAGGAAGTCGGATGA
- a CDS encoding FmdB family zinc ribbon protein: protein MPIYEYECEVCQHRFEVIQKVSDRPIKKCVLCQGKVYKVLSAPGLLFKGSGWYVTDYANPERKKAVEAEKKAASSDSGGTKAESKESKKRGTH, encoded by the coding sequence GTGCCGATTTACGAGTACGAGTGCGAGGTGTGTCAGCATAGGTTCGAGGTAATCCAAAAGGTCTCGGACAGACCGATCAAAAAGTGCGTGTTGTGCCAGGGAAAAGTCTACAAGGTACTCTCCGCCCCAGGCTTACTCTTTAAGGGGTCGGGGTGGTATGTGACCGATTACGCCAACCCCGAGCGGAAAAAGGCGGTGGAGGCGGAGAAAAAAGCCGCCTCGTCCGATAGTGGAGGCACGAAGGCCGAGAGCAAGGAGTCGAAGAAGCGCGGGACCCATTAA
- a CDS encoding menaquinone biosynthesis protein: protein MQPTVTLGRVAYINCEPVYYGIEQGAIPAECRIVDGTPAELNRMLRAGELDLSVISAIEYAHHSDRYLILPNLAIGSDGPAESVLFLSRVKPGDLDGKPVRLSRDSLTSVFLVKLLLAKIFGVRPRFLPVEAETTDLPQEDVAGVLMIGDPALRAKGQFPFTLDLGQGWKELTGLPFVFAVWAVRRDFYRDHREETHRLYRALLSSKRYSLARLDEICEAVCQRVELDRDTCAIYLKERLSFDLTPRHLQGLHLFFTLLEAEGQLASVPSLEFIDAM from the coding sequence GTGCAACCGACAGTCACATTAGGCAGGGTAGCCTACATCAATTGTGAGCCGGTCTATTACGGGATCGAGCAGGGCGCAATTCCGGCAGAATGCCGGATCGTTGACGGGACGCCTGCCGAGTTGAACCGTATGCTGCGGGCGGGGGAACTCGATCTGTCGGTCATCTCCGCCATCGAGTATGCGCATCATTCGGACAGATATCTGATCCTCCCGAACCTGGCGATCGGCTCGGATGGCCCGGCCGAAAGTGTCCTATTCTTAAGTCGGGTGAAGCCGGGCGACCTCGACGGGAAGCCGGTCCGCCTGAGCAGGGATTCCCTTACATCGGTCTTTCTGGTGAAGCTCCTGCTCGCGAAGATATTCGGGGTGAGACCTCGGTTTCTACCTGTCGAGGCAGAGACGACCGACTTGCCCCAGGAGGATGTCGCTGGGGTCTTGATGATCGGGGATCCGGCGCTTCGGGCGAAAGGGCAATTCCCCTTCACTCTTGATCTTGGCCAGGGGTGGAAGGAATTGACGGGTCTGCCGTTTGTCTTTGCCGTCTGGGCGGTCCGCCGGGACTTTTATCGCGATCATCGGGAGGAAACCCATCGACTTTATCGCGCCCTGCTCAGTTCCAAGCGCTACAGCCTCGCTCGGCTTGACGAGATCTGCGAGGCGGTCTGCCAACGGGTTGAACTGGACCGGGACACCTGCGCGATCTACCTGAAGGAGCGTCTCTCCTTCGACCTGACTCCACGGCATCTTCAGGGGCTTCACCTGTTTTTCACGTTGTTGGAGGCGGAGGGGCAACTCGCGTCCGTGCCTTCATTGGAGTTTATCGATGCTATGTAA